A window of Terriglobales bacterium contains these coding sequences:
- a CDS encoding homoserine dehydrogenase, which produces MNIRIAIVGYGNVGQATAASLQANAEQIKQRAGVALQVVAVCRRSPVPAKQLPPGVRYVKDWKQIVRDPNVDLVVETMGGTVAAREVVLGALESGKPVVTANKNLLAKHGHEIHALAAQKNIPIGIEAAVAGGVPVVRAITDGMTGDRLQAVYGILNGTTNYILTQMERNGLSFDEALRQAQEAGYAEPDPSSDVDGIDTRDKLCILARLAFHGWLPEDKIPTDGIRSVAAIDFCYARMLKSTIRLIAYAELNQHGLEVSVRPWLVHRRSMMAKAEGVNNAVFLVGERIGRQMFYGPGAGPRATSTAVISDLVEISRSMANGVLRGRELHGFQEMKPLPLAKTFNPASWYLRLTVKDRPGILAHVAQIISKAGMNIDAVLQQPNMSKEDLSFVITVEPTPEPEIRKVVKEINKLDFLLQPVLLLRIASE; this is translated from the coding sequence ATGAACATCCGCATCGCCATCGTCGGCTATGGCAACGTAGGCCAGGCAACTGCCGCGAGCCTTCAAGCTAACGCCGAACAGATCAAGCAGCGTGCCGGAGTGGCATTGCAGGTGGTTGCCGTTTGCCGCCGCTCTCCTGTTCCCGCCAAGCAATTACCACCAGGCGTGCGTTACGTTAAAGACTGGAAGCAAATCGTCCGTGACCCGAACGTTGATCTTGTTGTCGAGACCATGGGAGGCACCGTTGCTGCGCGTGAGGTTGTCTTGGGCGCGTTGGAAAGCGGCAAGCCGGTCGTGACTGCGAACAAGAACCTGTTGGCCAAACATGGACACGAAATCCATGCGCTCGCCGCGCAAAAAAATATTCCGATTGGTATTGAGGCCGCGGTTGCGGGAGGCGTGCCTGTTGTCCGCGCCATCACCGATGGCATGACTGGAGACCGCCTGCAAGCGGTCTACGGCATCCTGAACGGCACCACGAATTACATCCTCACCCAGATGGAGCGCAACGGCCTCAGCTTTGATGAAGCTCTTCGTCAGGCGCAGGAGGCCGGCTACGCCGAGCCTGATCCCTCTTCTGACGTTGATGGTATTGATACCCGCGACAAGCTCTGCATCCTCGCACGCCTTGCCTTTCACGGCTGGCTCCCCGAGGACAAGATTCCCACGGACGGAATCCGCAGCGTCGCCGCCATAGATTTTTGTTACGCCCGCATGCTCAAAAGCACTATCCGTCTCATCGCTTACGCTGAGCTCAACCAGCATGGACTGGAAGTTTCAGTGCGTCCCTGGCTTGTGCACCGCCGCAGCATGATGGCCAAGGCCGAAGGCGTGAACAATGCGGTCTTTCTTGTGGGCGAACGCATCGGACGCCAGATGTTCTACGGCCCCGGCGCCGGCCCGCGCGCCACCAGCACCGCCGTCATATCCGATTTGGTGGAAATCAGCCGCAGCATGGCCAACGGAGTATTGCGTGGCAGGGAACTGCACGGCTTCCAGGAGATGAAGCCGCTTCCTCTGGCCAAAACTTTTAATCCGGCAAGTTGGTATCTGCGATTGACCGTGAAAGACCGCCCCGGAATTCTGGCGCACGTGGCGCAAATTATCTCCAAAGCGGGAATGAATATTGATGCGGTCCTGCAACAGCCGAATATGTCGAAAGAGGACCTTTCGTTTGTCATAACTGTGGAACCGACTCCGGAGCCGGAAATACGCAAAGTCGTCAAAGAAATTAACAAGCTCGATTTTCTGCTGCAGCCCGTGCTTTTGTTGCGTATAGCAAGCGAATAG
- a CDS encoding aspartate-semialdehyde dehydrogenase, with protein sequence MNVAIIGVTGAVGTELLHCLERRDFPVSCLRLLASKRSAGTTVRFRGEERTVEELTEQSLKGVKIAFFAVDNETARTFVPVAVKHGAVVIDNSSAYRLSPDIPLIVPEINPDAVRRHKGLIANPNCCAIIAITPLWPIHKKYKIRRLIISTYQAASGAGAPAMNELRESTRAFLAGEAFTPKVLPHPYAFNVFNHDSAIDLESGYNGEELKIVSETRKIFSDPNIAISATCVRVPVLRAHAESLTFECANPVSPGDVRALLQNAPGVKVVDDRQKNYFPMPVDASNQDKILVGRIRQDTSDPSGRSISMFVAGDQLLKGAALNAVQIAELLCEQESPVLQASKSA encoded by the coding sequence ATGAATGTAGCAATCATTGGGGTCACCGGCGCCGTCGGTACCGAACTTTTACACTGCCTGGAACGCCGCGATTTTCCGGTTTCCTGCCTCCGTCTTCTTGCGTCGAAGCGTTCTGCCGGAACGACTGTCCGCTTCCGCGGTGAAGAGCGAACCGTGGAAGAGCTGACCGAGCAATCCCTCAAGGGTGTCAAGATAGCCTTCTTCGCGGTTGATAACGAAACCGCGCGCACCTTCGTGCCGGTCGCGGTAAAACACGGAGCGGTTGTCATTGACAACTCCTCTGCCTACAGGCTCTCGCCTGACATTCCGCTGATCGTCCCTGAGATTAATCCGGACGCGGTGCGCCGCCACAAGGGACTGATTGCCAATCCCAATTGTTGCGCCATCATTGCCATTACGCCGCTGTGGCCGATCCACAAAAAATACAAAATTCGCCGGCTCATTATCAGTACCTACCAGGCTGCCTCCGGCGCCGGAGCGCCAGCGATGAATGAGTTGCGTGAATCCACCAGGGCCTTTTTGGCAGGCGAAGCTTTTACGCCCAAAGTTCTGCCCCATCCTTATGCATTCAATGTCTTCAATCATGACTCAGCCATTGATCTGGAAAGCGGCTACAACGGCGAAGAATTAAAAATAGTCTCTGAAACCAGGAAAATTTTTTCTGATCCCAACATCGCCATCTCGGCAACCTGCGTGCGCGTGCCGGTTCTTCGGGCGCATGCCGAATCTCTTACCTTCGAGTGTGCAAATCCGGTTTCACCGGGTGATGTCCGCGCGCTGCTGCAGAATGCTCCGGGTGTGAAAGTTGTGGATGACCGCCAGAAAAACTACTTCCCCATGCCGGTGGATGCCAGCAATCAGGATAAGATTCTCGTCGGCCGCATCCGGCAGGATACCAGCGATCCAAGCGGACGTTCGATCTCGATGTTTGTCGCCGGAGACCAGCTACTGAAAGGTGCTGCCCTTAACGCTGTTCAGATTGCAGAGCTGCTGTGCGAGCAGGAATCCCCGGTATTACAGGCGAGTAAATCTGCGTAG
- a CDS encoding alpha/beta hydrolase, whose translation MRKRTVTLRSTKLAVCVVLLALFTCSCAERLAQFPCPPPPPTLSTPPQTGAPKPSSTETSPAPAASTSAPPEAHLAASKTNYAVVRIFYATDRKVTGLCRPSLFYGNVRAEDGPLSFGLAQVSIPQDHKPGMLESPSIWRHEDPSRDVVLLGVNPFSSPEADKTFFDELAAQIATAKSPQVFVFIHGFHNTFEDAIRWTAQISNDIGFEGVPIVYSWPSAGRLLDYPADEATVEWTELHLKAFLEELVSQTHATTIHLIAHSMGNRALVTVLNQMAQESPPAAPPKFNQVVMAAPDIDAGVFKQLAATFIPVADHVTIYISSRDRALIASRKFHTYPRVGDSGPTVTIVPHVDTIDVSAVDSSFVGHSYLGDNRSILSDISQLISNWAPPDKRVGMVPLLQNNQTYWTFRPLSSK comes from the coding sequence ATGAGGAAGAGAACTGTGACTCTAAGATCAACCAAGCTGGCCGTATGTGTAGTCCTGTTGGCATTGTTCACGTGCTCTTGCGCCGAACGGTTGGCGCAGTTCCCCTGTCCTCCTCCGCCTCCAACCCTTAGCACGCCCCCACAGACCGGCGCTCCGAAACCCAGCTCTACCGAGACTAGTCCTGCTCCAGCGGCAAGCACATCCGCCCCACCTGAAGCACATCTTGCTGCTTCTAAAACGAACTACGCTGTTGTCAGGATCTTTTACGCGACTGATCGCAAAGTAACGGGATTGTGCAGGCCCTCGCTATTTTACGGCAACGTACGGGCCGAGGATGGTCCTCTATCTTTTGGATTGGCCCAGGTAAGCATTCCCCAGGACCACAAACCGGGTATGCTGGAATCACCTTCAATATGGAGGCATGAAGATCCTTCGCGAGACGTAGTTCTGCTGGGCGTCAACCCTTTCAGTTCCCCCGAAGCAGATAAGACGTTTTTCGACGAATTGGCGGCCCAGATTGCAACTGCAAAGAGCCCGCAGGTATTTGTATTCATTCACGGATTCCACAACACATTCGAGGATGCGATCCGATGGACGGCGCAGATCTCCAATGACATAGGTTTTGAAGGTGTACCCATCGTTTATAGCTGGCCCTCGGCTGGAAGATTGCTGGATTACCCGGCCGATGAAGCAACCGTGGAATGGACCGAACTGCACCTGAAAGCATTTCTCGAAGAACTGGTATCACAAACCCATGCGACGACCATCCACCTGATTGCCCATAGTATGGGAAACAGGGCGTTGGTAACAGTGCTCAATCAGATGGCCCAGGAATCGCCACCTGCAGCTCCGCCTAAATTCAACCAGGTTGTCATGGCGGCGCCCGATATTGATGCCGGTGTTTTCAAGCAGCTCGCGGCGACTTTTATTCCAGTCGCCGATCACGTGACCATCTATATTTCTTCGAGAGACAGAGCTTTAATTGCGTCAAGAAAGTTTCATACCTATCCCCGCGTCGGGGATTCGGGCCCGACGGTAACCATTGTGCCGCATGTGGATACCATTGACGTATCAGCAGTGGACTCCAGCTTTGTGGGACACTCTTATTTGGGCGACAATCGCTCGATTCTTTCAGATATTTCTCAATTGATCAGCAATTGGGCGCCGCCTGACAAGAGGGTTGGCATGGTACCCCTGCTCCAGAACAACCAAACGTACTGGACCTTTCGACCCTTAAGTTCCAAGTGA
- a CDS encoding O-methyltransferase: MTPTQTQTQTEIQDQWTEVDRYISDLLVPSDPVLDAALAASAAAGLPTIQVSPTQGKLLHILARSLGARKILEIGTLGGYSTIWMARALPSGGRLITLEYSPKHAEVARANIARAGLASVVEVRVGRALDTLPQIADEGPFDLIFIDADKSGYPDYLPWAMKLSRPGSVIIGDNVVRKGAVVDAGSSDADVQGVRRFYELLAAEPRVSATAIQTVGSKGYDGFVMALVTA; this comes from the coding sequence ATGACTCCAACACAGACCCAGACTCAGACTGAGATTCAAGACCAATGGACCGAAGTTGACCGTTATATCAGCGATCTGCTGGTGCCCTCTGACCCAGTGCTGGATGCAGCGCTTGCAGCAAGCGCTGCCGCTGGACTGCCGACGATTCAGGTTTCGCCGACTCAGGGCAAGCTGCTGCATATACTGGCGCGAAGCCTTGGGGCACGCAAAATCCTGGAGATAGGCACGCTGGGCGGTTACAGCACCATCTGGATGGCTCGGGCACTACCGTCGGGCGGCCGCTTGATCACACTGGAATACAGTCCGAAGCACGCCGAAGTGGCGCGCGCCAACATTGCCCGCGCCGGCCTGGCTAGCGTGGTTGAGGTGCGTGTGGGGCGGGCGCTGGATACGCTGCCGCAGATCGCTGACGAGGGCCCATTTGACCTGATTTTTATTGATGCCGACAAGTCGGGATATCCGGATTACCTCCCATGGGCGATGAAGCTCTCTCGGCCGGGAAGCGTGATTATTGGGGATAACGTCGTGCGCAAGGGGGCAGTGGTTGACGCCGGCAGCAGTGATGCTGACGTCCAAGGGGTACGGCGATTCTATGAACTGCTGGCCGCTGAGCCGCGCGTGAGCGCCACTGCAATTCAAACGGTGGGCAGCAAAGGCTACGATGGCTTTGTGATGGCCCTCGTCACTGCCTGA
- a CDS encoding aspartate kinase: protein MKKTLVMKFGGTSVGNAARILSSAHIVQEAAARDRIVVVVSALAGITDRILNCVKAAGRGEQSTVSSALQEIEARHEEVIASLFNPTNAPKVREQVGAIIRQLHDLCFALVQLRSLTAQLLDVALPMGEKLSAQIFAAILEQSGTPSRYVDSTEILVTDDHFGDASADLDATRPKAHALIFPLLEQGRVPVVTGFSGATKQGQPTTLGRGGSDSSATILGAVLDSDEVWIWTDVDGVLSADPRICPDARVLPEISFTEAIELSYYGAKVIHHKAIRPTMDKKIPVWIKNSFRPEIAGTKVTGAPSINGIPVKAVTSVTKASLVTLVAQNDIYVAADILGRMFLRLGHDHVDILFSTQSSAENSLGLVVRGEDTDRVTASIERMFRTELRHGVLKSVDVERDLAVITVLGEAMKGSYGVIGRIFSAVGARKVSVTAVAQGASELSICFAVAAASAPDVIQAIHQEFFH from the coding sequence ATGAAGAAGACGTTAGTAATGAAATTTGGCGGTACTTCAGTGGGGAACGCAGCGCGGATCCTGAGTTCCGCCCACATCGTACAGGAAGCCGCTGCCAGAGATCGTATTGTGGTTGTTGTCTCAGCTCTCGCGGGTATTACGGACCGCATCCTGAACTGCGTCAAGGCCGCTGGCAGGGGAGAGCAGAGCACGGTTTCCAGCGCCCTGCAGGAGATTGAAGCCCGCCACGAAGAAGTTATTGCCTCACTTTTCAATCCAACCAATGCTCCGAAGGTGCGGGAGCAAGTTGGGGCCATCATTCGGCAACTGCATGATCTGTGCTTTGCCTTGGTGCAGCTCCGCTCCCTGACGGCGCAGCTACTGGACGTCGCTCTTCCTATGGGCGAGAAGCTATCTGCCCAGATATTTGCCGCCATTCTCGAGCAATCCGGTACTCCCAGCCGCTACGTTGATTCCACAGAAATTTTAGTTACGGACGATCACTTCGGTGACGCCTCGGCAGATCTCGACGCAACTCGCCCCAAGGCCCACGCTTTAATTTTTCCCTTATTGGAACAAGGACGTGTTCCTGTCGTCACCGGCTTCAGCGGCGCGACCAAGCAGGGCCAGCCCACCACGCTGGGCCGTGGCGGATCGGATTCTTCGGCCACCATCCTCGGCGCTGTTCTCGACAGCGATGAAGTTTGGATTTGGACCGACGTGGATGGCGTGCTCAGCGCCGATCCACGCATCTGTCCTGATGCTCGTGTCCTCCCTGAGATTAGTTTTACCGAAGCCATCGAACTTTCCTACTATGGCGCCAAGGTCATTCATCACAAAGCCATTCGTCCTACGATGGATAAAAAGATTCCTGTGTGGATCAAGAATTCCTTTCGCCCCGAGATTGCGGGGACCAAGGTTACCGGCGCTCCCAGCATCAACGGCATTCCCGTCAAAGCTGTGACTTCAGTTACCAAGGCGAGCCTGGTGACCCTGGTGGCCCAAAATGATATCTATGTCGCCGCCGATATTTTAGGCAGGATGTTTCTCCGCCTCGGCCACGACCATGTTGATATTCTGTTTTCCACTCAGTCTTCGGCAGAGAACTCATTGGGGTTGGTGGTGCGCGGAGAAGATACCGACCGGGTGACCGCCTCCATTGAAAGAATGTTTCGCACCGAACTGCGGCACGGCGTGCTTAAGTCCGTGGATGTCGAACGCGATCTGGCAGTCATTACCGTGCTGGGTGAGGCTATGAAGGGCAGCTACGGCGTCATCGGCAGAATCTTTAGCGCTGTAGGAGCACGCAAGGTGAGTGTGACCGCGGTTGCCCAGGGCGCCAGCGAATTGAGTATTTGCTTTGCGGTTGCTGCCGCCAGCGCGCCCGATGTGATTCAGGCGATTCACCAGGAATTTTTTCATTAG
- the carA gene encoding glutamine-hydrolyzing carbamoyl-phosphate synthase small subunit, whose protein sequence is MQTILALEDGRVFHGKGYGAKAECYGEVVFNTSITGYQEIFTDPSYAGQIVVLTNPQIGNYGTNPEDNEATRPYIEGLIVREFSPVSSNWRSQQVADEYLERFKIPVIADIDTRALVRHLRDRGVMRGVISSLETDVSKLVAKANSIPKMDGTDLAKVVTTKQRYVWETGERSHEPTEVVGVKDEPARFHVVAYDYGIKHNILRKLASEGCRITVVPAETKSEDVLALKPDGVFLSNGPGDPEPCTYAQDNIRRLMGRTPVFGICLGHQLIGLALGGKTYKLKFGHHGGNHPVKQLLTGKVEITAHNHNFAVDPDSLPESEVEKTHIDLNDGTLEGLRHRNLPLFSVQYHPEASPGPHDSYYLFKDFIKMMEEFHGR, encoded by the coding sequence ATGCAAACAATCCTTGCGCTGGAAGACGGTAGGGTCTTCCACGGCAAAGGTTACGGCGCCAAAGCAGAATGCTACGGCGAAGTTGTTTTTAATACTTCCATCACCGGCTATCAGGAAATTTTCACAGATCCTTCCTATGCCGGGCAAATTGTAGTTCTCACCAATCCTCAGATCGGCAATTACGGGACGAATCCTGAAGACAACGAAGCCACGCGGCCTTATATCGAAGGCCTGATCGTGCGCGAGTTCTCGCCGGTGAGTTCCAACTGGCGCTCACAGCAAGTAGCCGATGAGTACCTGGAGCGTTTCAAGATTCCTGTCATTGCCGACATTGATACCCGCGCCCTGGTACGTCACCTGCGCGACCGCGGCGTCATGCGAGGCGTGATCTCGTCGCTCGAGACGGATGTCAGTAAATTGGTCGCTAAGGCGAACTCCATTCCCAAGATGGATGGCACCGACCTCGCCAAAGTCGTGACCACCAAACAGCGCTACGTGTGGGAGACCGGTGAACGTTCGCACGAGCCCACGGAAGTGGTCGGCGTGAAGGACGAACCGGCGCGTTTTCATGTGGTGGCTTACGACTACGGCATCAAGCACAACATTTTGCGCAAGCTCGCGTCAGAAGGCTGCCGCATCACGGTTGTGCCTGCGGAAACAAAATCAGAAGACGTGCTGGCGCTCAAGCCTGATGGAGTTTTTCTCTCTAACGGTCCCGGCGACCCGGAGCCTTGCACTTACGCGCAGGATAATATCCGCCGCCTGATGGGCCGCACTCCCGTCTTTGGCATCTGCCTGGGACATCAACTGATCGGCCTCGCACTCGGCGGCAAAACCTATAAGCTCAAGTTCGGACATCACGGCGGCAACCATCCGGTGAAGCAACTGCTGACCGGCAAAGTGGAGATCACCGCCCACAACCACAACTTCGCGGTTGATCCCGATTCGTTGCCGGAAAGCGAAGTGGAAAAAACCCATATTGACCTGAACGATGGCACGCTCGAGGGCCTGCGCCATCGCAATCTGCCGCTCTTCAGCGTGCAGTATCACCCGGAAGCTTCTCCTGGCCCGCACGACTCGTACTATCTGTTTAAAGATTTCATAAAAATGATGGAGGAGTTTCACGGCAGATGA
- the thrB gene encoding homoserine kinase, with product MKTSGMKKHPAPLKLVLPATSANLGPAFDSAALALKLHLKIQAAVAPEFSIVASGRDREICGRLERNLILETYKDILSSEGKTPFPLAVTVNNQMPIGKGTGSSAAARLAGIALAIHFGDLGWSAKRLMEEAARREGHADNVAACWLGGFAVSQWQKMPPSHTQNGGPPMVAVRDLGLYACKVNIKKAWPLLLVVPRQALSTEESRRVLPAGFSRFQAVANIQSAMLLAAAFAQGRDELLTYAVQDELHQPYRAALCPLLPELRELSGKKGILGVALSGAGPSVLLILDPRVPVRQTVQFVANHLKSHGHDAELIPTEIERRGAGETMNLNRSNSRVQGVKR from the coding sequence ATGAAAACCTCAGGTATGAAGAAACATCCCGCTCCGCTGAAGCTGGTGCTGCCCGCTACTTCCGCCAATTTAGGGCCGGCCTTTGATTCTGCCGCTCTGGCCTTGAAGCTCCACCTTAAGATTCAGGCCGCGGTCGCGCCGGAATTTTCCATCGTCGCTTCAGGACGCGACCGGGAAATTTGCGGAAGACTCGAACGCAATCTGATTCTGGAGACTTATAAAGACATTCTTTCCTCCGAGGGTAAGACTCCGTTTCCACTCGCCGTTACCGTGAACAACCAGATGCCCATCGGCAAGGGAACTGGCTCATCGGCGGCAGCGCGTCTTGCAGGTATCGCTCTCGCCATACATTTTGGCGATCTCGGTTGGTCCGCCAAGCGCCTTATGGAAGAAGCCGCCAGGCGCGAAGGGCACGCCGATAACGTCGCCGCCTGCTGGCTCGGCGGCTTTGCTGTCTCGCAATGGCAGAAAATGCCGCCCAGCCATACTCAAAACGGCGGCCCGCCTATGGTTGCGGTTCGTGATCTCGGCCTCTACGCCTGCAAGGTCAATATCAAAAAAGCATGGCCGCTTCTGCTGGTGGTACCGCGTCAAGCTCTCTCTACCGAAGAGTCTCGTCGCGTGCTCCCGGCAGGTTTTTCCCGTTTTCAAGCGGTGGCCAACATTCAATCGGCGATGCTGCTTGCGGCCGCCTTCGCGCAAGGCCGTGACGAACTGCTGACCTACGCTGTGCAAGACGAACTCCATCAACCCTATCGGGCCGCTTTGTGTCCTCTGTTGCCTGAGCTGCGCGAGCTCTCGGGGAAGAAGGGCATTCTCGGAGTCGCGCTCAGCGGCGCCGGTCCATCGGTGCTGTTGATCCTGGATCCAAGAGTTCCGGTGCGACAGACGGTGCAATTTGTCGCCAATCATCTCAAAAGTCACGGTCACGATGCCGAACTGATTCCGACTGAGATTGAAAGACGCGGCGCCGGAGAGACCATGAACCTGAATCGCTCCAATAGCCGTGTGCAAGGGGTGAAACGATGA
- a CDS encoding ferredoxin-thioredoxin reductase catalytic domain-containing protein, protein MGADSNDEAVQKIRKFVEKYCEKSGTYTHPDNEVTESVVQGLANHLVTLGKPLCPCRFYPNKQEEVKHRTWICACDDMQVYKYCHCLLFVNQQGLPITEYLPEDHEGRKTYGTVKDPTPEKGRALRHNAEEREADRKQRPS, encoded by the coding sequence ATGGGCGCTGATAGTAACGACGAAGCCGTACAGAAGATACGCAAATTCGTCGAGAAATACTGCGAAAAGTCAGGCACCTATACACACCCAGATAACGAAGTGACCGAATCAGTTGTGCAGGGGCTGGCAAATCACCTTGTGACCCTGGGCAAACCTCTTTGTCCTTGTCGCTTTTACCCGAACAAGCAAGAGGAAGTAAAGCATCGCACATGGATCTGCGCCTGTGACGATATGCAGGTCTACAAATACTGTCATTGCCTGTTGTTCGTAAACCAACAGGGACTTCCTATCACTGAATATCTGCCCGAAGATCATGAGGGGCGGAAGACCTACGGAACAGTGAAAGACCCAACTCCAGAAAAAGGCCGGGCTCTCCGGCACAATGCAGAAGAACGCGAAGCCGACCGCAAACAGCGGCCGTCGTGA
- the thrC gene encoding threonine synthase: protein MAKKTDIALLRCMGCGSLESSPTADFRCTKCRELLEAVYPAWQKRGSKQPNPVALKNLWQQRRGTLDPLDQSGVWRFRELLPILSDLRNAVTLAEGNTPLYRLQQSARQSGVEQLYVKHLGMNPTGSFKDTGMTTVISKARELGVKWVACASTGNTSSSMAAYAARAGLKCLVLVPQDKISVGKLSQTLEYGAVVCQLPTDFDGCLSILGEVVQQASIYLVNSANPYRLEGQKTAAIEMLEQLGWAVPDHVIVPGGNLGNSSAIGKALLELHELGFISSLPKVSVIQAEGSRALVRTMRETNGESLVSVKAETLATAIRIGSPVSWRKAVNVLRSTGGACEYVSEQEIAAAKAQLGAEGIGCEPASAVTLAGLYNLCKQGFIKPSETVVMMLTGHVLKDADYVIRFHSGQLLPEASEAMKSFCNPPIKADANPKSVIEVLERFTNERTGALV from the coding sequence ATGGCCAAGAAAACGGATATCGCCCTTCTGCGCTGCATGGGATGTGGATCTCTCGAATCCTCTCCCACCGCGGATTTCCGCTGCACCAAGTGCCGCGAACTGCTGGAAGCGGTCTATCCGGCATGGCAGAAACGCGGCAGCAAGCAGCCCAATCCGGTTGCGCTTAAGAACCTTTGGCAGCAGCGCCGTGGCACGCTCGATCCGCTCGACCAAAGTGGCGTGTGGCGTTTTCGCGAACTGCTGCCCATCCTCTCCGATCTTCGCAACGCTGTAACTCTGGCCGAAGGAAACACGCCACTCTATCGTCTTCAGCAGAGCGCTCGTCAGAGCGGAGTTGAGCAGCTCTACGTGAAGCATCTGGGCATGAATCCTACCGGCTCCTTCAAAGATACAGGGATGACGACCGTGATCTCGAAGGCGCGCGAGCTGGGCGTCAAGTGGGTGGCTTGCGCTTCTACCGGCAACACTTCTTCCTCAATGGCGGCCTACGCTGCCCGGGCTGGATTGAAATGCCTGGTGCTTGTCCCCCAAGACAAGATTTCCGTCGGCAAGCTCTCACAGACGCTCGAATACGGCGCCGTCGTCTGCCAGTTGCCCACCGATTTTGACGGCTGCCTGAGCATCTTGGGAGAAGTCGTGCAGCAGGCTTCTATTTATCTGGTGAACTCTGCCAACCCTTACCGTCTTGAAGGACAAAAAACTGCGGCCATCGAAATGCTCGAACAGCTAGGCTGGGCAGTGCCTGACCACGTGATTGTTCCTGGCGGCAATCTGGGTAACTCTTCCGCAATCGGGAAGGCCCTTCTGGAACTGCACGAGCTTGGATTCATCTCCAGCCTTCCCAAAGTTTCCGTGATTCAGGCCGAGGGTTCGCGCGCTTTGGTTCGCACCATGCGAGAGACCAACGGTGAATCCCTGGTCTCCGTCAAGGCTGAAACCCTGGCGACTGCCATTCGAATCGGCAGTCCGGTTTCATGGAGAAAAGCCGTAAATGTGCTGCGCTCAACCGGCGGAGCCTGCGAATATGTCAGCGAGCAGGAAATCGCCGCTGCCAAGGCGCAGCTCGGCGCCGAGGGCATTGGCTGCGAACCGGCGTCGGCTGTGACCCTGGCGGGTTTGTATAACCTGTGCAAGCAGGGTTTCATCAAGCCCAGCGAAACCGTGGTCATGATGCTTACTGGGCACGTTCTCAAAGATGCCGATTATGTCATCCGCTTTCACAGCGGCCAGTTGCTGCCTGAGGCCTCCGAAGCCATGAAGTCGTTTTGCAATCCTCCAATTAAAGCAGACGCCAATCCCAAATCGGTAATCGAAGTTCTGGAACGCTTCACCAACGAACGGACCGGAGCCCTGGTATGA